A genomic window from Lycium barbarum isolate Lr01 chromosome 4, ASM1917538v2, whole genome shotgun sequence includes:
- the LOC132635979 gene encoding uncharacterized protein LOC132635979 isoform X2: MALHEDNYDRLVPVARVRILQREWLNMITIGMGDERLCTPEFCALYNVGGLALLPTEDGFDGLTDDDVAAWHTVEILPFMNVNNNMYRQVVPGSVNNLIQWVEAEDPVEPEAEMEEDPEEDPTEPDEPMEEDPEEDPEWESERNLVMEVEPEKSSEYTPAGYSEEELEVQSEYRPTVHGIEEGPEYDPEAGWEIETDPEEEPEYDPGPDYNPAYDGDDNDGPIWP, from the coding sequence ATGGCACTACATGAAGATAATTATGATAGGTTGGTTCCAGTAGCACGAGTGAGAATTCTACAAAGAGAATGGCTGAACATGATCACAATTGGTATGGGTGACGAGAGGTTGTGCACACCCGAGTTTTGTGCCTTGTATAATGTGGGAGGCTTGGCACTTTTGCCAACCGAGGACGGATTCGATGGGCTCACGGACGATGATGTAGCCGCTTGGCATACAGTTGAGATATTGCCTTTCATGAACGTCAATAATAATATGTACAGGCAGGTAGTTCCGGGTTCAGTAAACAATCTAATACAATGGGTAGAAGCGGAAGATCCGGTGGAGCCAGAAGCAGAGATGGAAGAGGATCCCGAAGAAGACCCGACAGAGCCAGATGAACCAATGGAAGAGGATCCGGAAGAAGATCCAGAGTGGGAATCAGAGCGTAATCTTGTAATGGAGGTAGAGCCGGAGAAATCATCCGAGTATACTCCAGCAGGATATTCTGAGGAGGAACTGGAGGTGCAGTCCGAGTACAGGCCTACAGTACATGGTATAGAGGAGGGACCTGAGTATGATCCAGAGGCAGGTTGGGAGATAGAGACAGACCCAGAGGAAGAACCTGAGTATGACCCAGGGCCCGATTATAATCCAGCATATGATGGGGATGACAATGACGGCCCGATATGGCCCTAG